The proteins below are encoded in one region of Pseudomonadota bacterium:
- a CDS encoding transposase, giving the protein MPKEKPHRLSKELYIGQISAAFTLCLKDRVQGFIHSDLANSFIVILSSVVSEKGCIVPVYCFMPDHQHIIITGKNHDADVLKAVVSYKHRTGYFMSKNKLNIQWQKDYYDHIIRNDENLAVQIKYILDNPVRKGLVQSWKEYPFKGSIGCRLEDVLEVII; this is encoded by the coding sequence ATGCCAAAAGAAAAACCTCATAGACTTTCAAAAGAACTCTACATAGGTCAAATCTCAGCCGCCTTTACTCTATGCCTGAAAGACCGGGTACAGGGTTTCATTCATTCAGATTTAGCGAATAGTTTCATTGTAATTCTTTCCTCTGTCGTATCCGAAAAAGGCTGCATCGTTCCAGTATACTGTTTTATGCCGGATCATCAGCACATTATTATAACTGGAAAAAATCATGATGCTGATGTTTTGAAGGCTGTTGTTTCATATAAACACAGAACAGGCTATTTCATGAGCAAAAACAAATTGAATATTCAATGGCAAAAGGATTACTATGACCATATTATCAGGAATGATGAGAATTTAGCAGTTCAAATAAAATATATTCTCGACAATCCGGTAAGAAAAGGGCTGGTTCAATCATGGAAAGAGTATCCATTTAAGGGTTCGATTGGATGCAGGTTAGAGGATGTGTTGGAAGTGATTATATAA